The following proteins are co-located in the Limisphaerales bacterium genome:
- the rpsD gene encoding 30S ribosomal protein S4 gives MARYTGPRLRISRRLRTPVFGPSKYLERKDYPPGQHGQSRRRKATDYALALIEKQKLRFYYGLMEKQFRGVYEKAIRRRGVTGEIMLQILETRLDNIVYSLGFGYSRAQARQMVTHGHVLVNGSRVSSPSYVIKEGDKVGVKDTDKSRHLADKNLEYSTSRNVPDWLSLDKDAYEGVVERIPTRDDIQPIANEQAIVEFYSR, from the coding sequence ATGGCACGTTACACTGGACCCCGACTTCGCATCAGCCGCCGCTTGCGGACGCCCGTCTTTGGCCCCTCCAAATACTTGGAGCGCAAAGATTACCCGCCCGGACAACATGGGCAGAGCCGTCGCCGCAAGGCCACCGACTACGCCCTTGCGCTTATCGAAAAGCAGAAGCTGCGTTTCTATTATGGGTTGATGGAAAAACAATTTCGCGGCGTGTACGAAAAAGCCATTCGTCGCCGCGGCGTGACCGGCGAAATCATGCTCCAAATTTTGGAGACGCGTCTGGACAACATTGTCTACAGCCTCGGCTTTGGCTATTCCCGTGCGCAAGCACGGCAAATGGTAACCCACGGCCACGTACTGGTAAACGGCAGCCGCGTGAGCAGCCCCAGTTACGTCATCAAGGAAGGTGACAAAGTCGGCGTGAAAGACACCGACAAAAGTCGCCACCTCGCTGACAAAAATCTTGAGTATTCTACCAGCCGCAATGTGCCGGATTGGTTGAGCCTCGACAAAGATGCCTACGAAGGCGTGGTGGAACGGATCCCCACCCGTGACGATATCCAACCGATCGCCAACGAACAGGCGATTGTAGAATTTTATTCCCGCTAA
- a CDS encoding DNA-directed RNA polymerase subunit alpha: MPIRLGRFEQPKHLRKEGEEKNYAKFVAEPFETGYGHTIGNSLRRVLLSSLEGSAITSVKIDGAQHEFAAVEGVVEDVSEIVLNLKKVKFKLHSRDPQVLMIAVNKDGAVTAADIELNQNTEVINPKQHICTLDKKMKFLMELEVQVGRGFLSGDDNKKANQAIGVIAIDSIFSPVTKVRYDVKDARVGQRTDYDSLELEIWTDGRIKPDDALTQASAILQHHLDVFVDYDQEAIEFEEANESHDEEKSELRRLLAMSVNEIELSVRAANCLNNANITTVGQLATKSEADMLKYRNFGKKSLNEIKDKLVELKLGLGLTFEEGIYDASAEPQPQNGADEFGSMEEETVDASGVAGLAFDD; this comes from the coding sequence ATGCCAATACGACTCGGACGATTTGAACAACCGAAGCACCTCCGCAAGGAAGGTGAGGAAAAAAACTACGCCAAGTTTGTCGCTGAACCATTTGAGACCGGCTATGGTCACACGATCGGCAACTCATTGCGCCGCGTGCTGCTTAGCAGTCTCGAAGGCTCGGCCATCACCTCCGTTAAAATTGATGGCGCGCAGCACGAATTTGCCGCCGTGGAAGGCGTGGTAGAAGATGTCTCGGAAATTGTTCTCAACCTCAAAAAAGTGAAGTTCAAACTCCACTCGCGTGATCCGCAGGTTTTGATGATCGCCGTCAACAAAGACGGTGCTGTGACTGCTGCCGACATTGAGCTGAACCAAAACACCGAGGTGATCAACCCCAAGCAGCACATCTGTACGCTAGACAAGAAAATGAAATTCCTGATGGAACTCGAGGTCCAAGTCGGCCGCGGTTTTCTCAGCGGTGATGACAACAAAAAGGCCAATCAAGCCATCGGCGTCATCGCAATCGATTCAATTTTCTCACCTGTCACGAAGGTGCGTTACGATGTGAAAGACGCCCGCGTGGGCCAACGCACGGACTACGACAGCCTCGAGCTGGAAATCTGGACCGACGGGCGCATCAAGCCAGATGACGCCCTTACCCAAGCCAGTGCCATCCTCCAGCATCACCTCGATGTGTTCGTCGATTACGATCAGGAAGCCATTGAGTTTGAGGAAGCCAATGAAAGCCACGACGAGGAGAAATCCGAATTGCGCCGGTTGTTGGCCATGAGCGTCAACGAGATTGAACTCTCCGTGCGTGCCGCCAACTGCCTAAACAACGCCAACATCACTACCGTAGGCCAGCTCGCCACCAAATCGGAGGCGGACATGCTCAAGTATCGCAATTTCGGAAAGAAATCACTCAATGAAATTAAAGACAAACTCGTCGAGCTGAAGCTCGGTCTCGGCCTCACCTTCGAGGAAGGCATCTACGATGCCAGTGCCGAACCTCAACCGCAAAACGGAGCAGACGAATTCGGCTCCATGGAAGAAGAAACCGTGGACGCCTCCGGAGTCGCCGGTCTCGCGTTTGACGATTAA